From a region of the Mercurialis annua linkage group LG1-X, ddMerAnnu1.2, whole genome shotgun sequence genome:
- the LOC126664740 gene encoding general transcription and DNA repair factor IIH subunit TFB4 isoform X2 — translation MASAPSKLYSDDVSLVVVLLDTNPFFWATSSLPFSQFLSHVFAFLNSILLLNQLNQVVVIATGYNSCDYVYDSSLITNQSSDDGRMPAIYAKLLQNLEDFMIRDDKLGKKEEETKGKIASSLLSGSLSMALCYIQRVFRSGPLHPQPRGSPDGPEQYVAVMNSIFSAQRSMVPIDSCYFGAQNSAFLQQASYITGGVYVKPQHLEGLFQYLVTVFATDLHSRSFLQLPRPAGVDFRASCFCHKTTIDMGFICSVCLSIFCKHHKKCSTCGSVFGQSQPDDTSALDHKRKAPET, via the exons ATGGCTTCCGCTCCTTCAAAACTCTATTCTG ATGATGTTAGTCTTGTAGTGGTGCTATTAGACACTAATCCATTCTTCTGGGCTACTTCTTCACTTCCATTTTCTCAATTCCTTTCTCAT GTGTTTGCGTTTTTGAACTCAATTCTGCTACTTAATCAGCTAAACCAAGTAGTAGTGATAGCTACTGGATACAATTCATGTGATTATGTCTATGATTCATCTTTAATCACCAACCAAAGCTCCGACGACGGCAGAATGCCTGCTATATACGCTAAATTGTTGCAGAACTTGGAGGATTTTATGATCAGAGATGACAAATTAGGGAAGAAAGAGGAGGAAACTAAAGGAAAAATTGCTTCTTCCTTGCTTTCAGGATCATTGTCTATGGCACTATGCT ATATACAGCGGGTTTTTAGGTCAGGACCACTTCATCCACAGCCTCGA GGATCTCCAGATGGACCTGAACA ATATGTTGCAGTAATGAATTCAATTTTCTCTGCTCAACGATCTATG GTACCTATAGACTCGTGTTATTTTGGTGCTCAAAATTCAGCCTTTCTGCAGCAG GCTTCTTACATTACTGGAGGTGTATATGTTAAGCCTCAGCATTTGGAAGGGCTCTTTCAATATTTAGTT ACTGTGTTTGCAACTGACTTACATTCTCGCAGTTTCTTACAACTCCCTAGGCCCGCGGGAGTGGATTTCCGTGCATC GTGCTTTTGCCACAAAACTACAATTGATATGGGCTTCATCTGTTCTGTATGTTTGTCCATATTCTGTAAGCATCATAAAAAATGCTCGACATGCGG GTCAGTGTTTGGTCAATCCCAACCAGACGATACCTCAGCATTAGATCATAAGAGAAAGGCTCCAGAAACATGA
- the LOC126664740 gene encoding general transcription and DNA repair factor IIH subunit TFB4 isoform X1 — translation MASAPSKLYSDDVSLVVVLLDTNPFFWATSSLPFSQFLSHVFAFLNSILLLNQLNQVVVIATGYNSCDYVYDSSLITNQSSDDGRMPAIYAKLLQNLEDFMIRDDKLGKKEEETKGKIASSLLSGSLSMALCYIQRVFRSGPLHPQPRIMCLQGSPDGPEQYVAVMNSIFSAQRSMVPIDSCYFGAQNSAFLQQASYITGGVYVKPQHLEGLFQYLVTVFATDLHSRSFLQLPRPAGVDFRASCFCHKTTIDMGFICSVCLSIFCKHHKKCSTCGSVFGQSQPDDTSALDHKRKAPET, via the exons ATGGCTTCCGCTCCTTCAAAACTCTATTCTG ATGATGTTAGTCTTGTAGTGGTGCTATTAGACACTAATCCATTCTTCTGGGCTACTTCTTCACTTCCATTTTCTCAATTCCTTTCTCAT GTGTTTGCGTTTTTGAACTCAATTCTGCTACTTAATCAGCTAAACCAAGTAGTAGTGATAGCTACTGGATACAATTCATGTGATTATGTCTATGATTCATCTTTAATCACCAACCAAAGCTCCGACGACGGCAGAATGCCTGCTATATACGCTAAATTGTTGCAGAACTTGGAGGATTTTATGATCAGAGATGACAAATTAGGGAAGAAAGAGGAGGAAACTAAAGGAAAAATTGCTTCTTCCTTGCTTTCAGGATCATTGTCTATGGCACTATGCT ATATACAGCGGGTTTTTAGGTCAGGACCACTTCATCCACAGCCTCGA ATTATGTGTTTGCAGGGATCTCCAGATGGACCTGAACA ATATGTTGCAGTAATGAATTCAATTTTCTCTGCTCAACGATCTATG GTACCTATAGACTCGTGTTATTTTGGTGCTCAAAATTCAGCCTTTCTGCAGCAG GCTTCTTACATTACTGGAGGTGTATATGTTAAGCCTCAGCATTTGGAAGGGCTCTTTCAATATTTAGTT ACTGTGTTTGCAACTGACTTACATTCTCGCAGTTTCTTACAACTCCCTAGGCCCGCGGGAGTGGATTTCCGTGCATC GTGCTTTTGCCACAAAACTACAATTGATATGGGCTTCATCTGTTCTGTATGTTTGTCCATATTCTGTAAGCATCATAAAAAATGCTCGACATGCGG GTCAGTGTTTGGTCAATCCCAACCAGACGATACCTCAGCATTAGATCATAAGAGAAAGGCTCCAGAAACATGA